The DNA window TATAAATCTCTGGGAGACCAAACTTTCACACAACTTTCAGAAGAGCAGATGTTCTGGAAGTATAATGAGGAAAGCAACTCTATAGCAGTGATCGTAAAGCATATCACCGGAAACATGCTTTCCAGGTGGACCAATTTTATGACGGAAGACGGCGAAAAGGAATGGCGTAACCGGGATGAAGAATTTATCAATGTTCTTATGACCAAAAGTGAAATTCTGGAGTCCTGGGAAAAAGGCTGGGACTGCCTTTTTGGTGCGCTGGACCAGATCAATGAGGAAAATATTCATGCAACCGTTTATATACGGGGTGAGGCGCATTCCGTTCTTGATGCCATTCTGCGTCAGCTTGCCCATTACCCGTACCATATCGGTCAGATTATTTATATTGCCAAAATGGTGAAGAATGAAGATTGGAATACCCTGTCTATTGCCCGTAATAAATCTAAGGCATTCAATGCGAAAATGAAAAGCAAATTTTCTGAAGATTCTCTAGCTGAAAACTCCTCTCCGGTCTGCTATCATAATAGCCCTGAGGTCAGGGATGACTTTCAGGATGAAACGCGTCACTAATCGGAAAAACCTCTGTCTGGTTAAAATACTGACAGATAAATGCCTTATATAATGGACCATAGAAGGTATCAATAGAGTATTACCGTTAAAAGTATTATCTTTGCACCCTAAAAATCAGGAGTTATCCATGTCTACTTTTCACAGAACTGCCGCATACCATACCTTAGGCTGCAAATTGAATTTTGCGGAAACATCTACCATTGCCCGTCAGCTGACGGATGCCGGATACGATAAGGTGAGTTTTGATGATAAGGCAGATGTATATGTGATCAACACCTGTTCGGTAACTGAAAATGCAGACCGGGAATGTAAGCTTCATGTAAAAAGAGCCATGAAAGCCAATCCTGAAGGGCTGGTTGTAATTGTAGGCTGCTATGCACAGCTGAAACCTGAGGAAATTTCACAGATTACCGGTGTAGACCTCGTTTTAGGAGCCAAGGAGAAATTCAACATCCTCAGTTATCTGGATGATCTGGAAAAATCTGAAAGCAATGGAACCGTACACTCCTGTGAGATTGAAGAGACAGATTTTTTCATCGGGAGCTATTCTATCGGTGACCGGACCAGGGCTTTCCTGAAAGTGCAGGACGGCTGTGATTACAAATGTACCTATTGTACCATTCCGCTGGCCAGAGGGATCTCACGTTCAGACACCATCAATAATGTACTGAATAATGCCCGCGAAATTGCTGCAAGGGATATTAAGGAAATCGTTCTTACCGGCGTGAATATCGGGGATTATGGTAAAGGGGAATTCGGGAATAAAAGACATGAGCATACTTTCCTCGACCTTATTTCCGAGCTCGACCAGGTGACCGGAATAGAAAGAATACGGATTTCTTCTATAGAACCCAATCTGCTGAAGGATGAAAGCATTGAACTGGTGTCCAGAAGCAAAAGCTTCGTACCCCATTTTCATATCCCATTACAATCGGGAAGCGATGATCTGCTTAAAAAGATGAAGCGCCGCTACCTTACCGGTTTGTACCGCAACAGGGTAAACAAAATCCGTGAAGTAATGCCTCATGCTGCTATTGGAGTTGACGTGATTGTAGGCTTCCCGGGAGAAACCGAAGAACGTTTTATGGAAACCTATAATTTCCTAAATGAACTTCCTATTACATACCTCCATGTATTTACCTATTCCGAAAGGGAAAATACAGAGGCTGCCGGAATGGAGGGCGTAATACCTGTTTCTGAAAGAAAAAAAAGAAACAAAATGCTCAGGATCCTGTCTGAAAAGAAAAAAATGGTTTTCTATCAGGAGCAGCTTGGTAAAACCTTGCCTGT is part of the Chryseobacterium camelliae genome and encodes:
- a CDS encoding DUF1572 family protein; this encodes MKDLLIKRFQYYKSLGDQTFTQLSEEQMFWKYNEESNSIAVIVKHITGNMLSRWTNFMTEDGEKEWRNRDEEFINVLMTKSEILESWEKGWDCLFGALDQINEENIHATVYIRGEAHSVLDAILRQLAHYPYHIGQIIYIAKMVKNEDWNTLSIARNKSKAFNAKMKSKFSEDSLAENSSPVCYHNSPEVRDDFQDETRH
- the mtaB gene encoding tRNA (N(6)-L-threonylcarbamoyladenosine(37)-C(2))-methylthiotransferase MtaB — protein: MSTFHRTAAYHTLGCKLNFAETSTIARQLTDAGYDKVSFDDKADVYVINTCSVTENADRECKLHVKRAMKANPEGLVVIVGCYAQLKPEEISQITGVDLVLGAKEKFNILSYLDDLEKSESNGTVHSCEIEETDFFIGSYSIGDRTRAFLKVQDGCDYKCTYCTIPLARGISRSDTINNVLNNAREIAARDIKEIVLTGVNIGDYGKGEFGNKRHEHTFLDLISELDQVTGIERIRISSIEPNLLKDESIELVSRSKSFVPHFHIPLQSGSDDLLKKMKRRYLTGLYRNRVNKIREVMPHAAIGVDVIVGFPGETEERFMETYNFLNELPITYLHVFTYSERENTEAAGMEGVIPVSERKKRNKMLRILSEKKKMVFYQEQLGKTLPVLWEHENKDGKMFGFTENYVRVQKDFDPSSVNQIEFLKLEKIEADGTVSVMSSFETFLEKI